One genomic window of Oncorhynchus masou masou isolate Uvic2021 unplaced genomic scaffold, UVic_Omas_1.1 unplaced_scaffold_591, whole genome shotgun sequence includes the following:
- the LOC135536295 gene encoding small ribosomal subunit protein mS26-like yields the protein MFQVITRSTPVIRLLAPRGAVLVEAVRGRKTRTDPKAKSKEGRIKTPPPVDPVEMVVLRERFTEYDLIMRALRLEFKEEMLRKRYEEEVGSLAEERAKQEAEEHRSLMTWNQEENLRMLKIRELRVQKEVEAAEVKKTEAAILREQAMESFVKEKGEEIMRIQEEAKSFINLENLDQRIEEALDNPKNYNFAIDKDGRVVKRTVLQ from the exons ATGTTTCAAGTTATTACCAGAAGTACCCCGGTAATCCGGCTTCTCGCCCCCCGTGGAGCCGTGCTTGTGGAGGCTGTCCGGGGTAGGAAGACCCGCACCGACCCAAAGGCCAAATCCAAAGAGGGGCGCATTAAAACGCCACCTCCCGTCGACCCGGTGGAGATGGTGGTCCTCAGGGAGAGATTCACAGAATATGACCTGATCATGAGAGCGCTGAG GCTGGAGTTCAAGGAGGAGATGCTGAGGAAGAGGTATGAAGAGGAGGTGGGCTCCCTGGCGGAGGAGAGGGCGAAGCAGGAGGCGGAGGAACACCGCTCCCTCATGACCTGGAACCAGGAGGAGAATCTCCGCATGCTCAAGATCAG GGAACTGAGAGTTCAGAAAGAGGTGGAAGCTGCTGAGGTCAAGAAGACAGAGGCAGCCATTCTGCGAGAGCAGGCCATGGAAAGCTTTGttaaagagaagggagaggagatcaTGCGGATTCAG GAGGAGGCCAAGAGCTTCATCAACCTGGAGAACCTGGACCAGCGTATTGAGGAAGCCCTGGACAACCCTAAGAACTATAACTTTGCCATCGACAAAGATGGCCGCGTGGTGAAGAGGACTGTGCTgcagtga